From the genome of Gloeocapsopsis sp. IPPAS B-1203:
ATTAAATACATTAACTTCTTTTAGGAGAAAAGAATTCTAAAAATATAATTTATATAATTGTAAAAATAAACTTAGTAAAATTAAATAGCTAAGCAATAGCTTAAAGCTCGTAATTCAACTTGCATAGCTGTTTCTTTGGTGTAACAAAAGCCAGAACTTATAGAGTTTTATGTAAATTTAACAATTTAGAACAAGCTAAACTGAGCAGGCTTCTAACTGTAATTGCGTCGTTTCATATGATGCAAACGTATAGTAGAGTAAGTCACTAAAGTTCATAAATTTTAATTTTATTAAAGTTCTATATTTATTGATAAATCTTAAAAAACATTACGAATAAAGAAATCGCAGCCAGAGTGTTTAGTGATGAACGCATCAGACTGTAGCAGAGCTTATTCAGTAATGACGTAAAGCTTTCAAAATTAGTATAAGAGTTAATTAAAATGCCAATCACTAAAATAAGTGGTGACAATCAAAGTGGTACAGTAGGGACTACCCTCAGTGCTCCTTTAGTTGTACGAGTTAATAACAACAATGGCAGTATAGCGAGAAATGTCTTAGTTCAATTTTCAATCGTTAGCGGTAGTGGTTCAGTTAGCCCAGCCTCTGTCAGAACTAACTCCAGCGGTCAAGCGAGTACAACCCTTACATTAGGTACAACACCAGGAACAGTTACTGTACGCGCTAGAACACAAAGCCTTGGCAGTGTAACATTCACAGCGACTGCTAATGCAACTGCTGCAACAGATAGCTGGCAACTACTATCATACAATTGCCCAATAAACCCAATTCATGGCATTTTGTTGCGGACTGGCAAAGTGTTTTTTGTTGCTGGTTCTGGTAACGATCCTACAAAGATGGGTGAAACAAAGGGTAGTGCTGTTTGGAATGTGAGTACTGGTACTTTCTTTCAGCCACTCACTCCTGTAGACGACTCAGGCTTACCACTAGACTTGTTTTGCGGTGGACACTCATTCCTTCCCGATGGTCGTCTCATGTTTGCGGGTGGTACGCTGCAATATGATCCGTTCTACGGTTCACCGTTGGCACTTGCTTTTGATCCAATAACTGAGCAATGGATAGAGTTGACCTCGATGAACAGCGGTCGCTGGTATCCCACGGTGGTAACGTTAGGTGATGGAAGAGTGTTAGCTGTGTCGGGATATGATGAAAATGGTTTGATCGACGCATACCCAGAAATTTATTCATCTGGAACGAATAGTTGGACATTTTTTACGCAGCAGACAAGTCTTTTTGATCTCTATGCTCACCTGTTCTTGCTTGCGGATGGTAGAGTATTTTACTCTGGAGGTTACTTTACCTACCACAATGGTGTCTATCCTCGTATATTGACTTTGCCCACAGATTTCACGCAGCCAATTACAGAACAACCTGTCAATGGACTGCAAGATGTTGACTATGGTGGTCAAGCTGCTAGTGTAATGCTACCACCTGCTCAAGATCAGAAGGTCATGATTATTGGTGGTGCCAACGAGTTTTATGGTCAAGCAACCAAAAGAGTAAGTATTGTAGACCTAAAAACTGCTAACCCGTCTTACACATCAGCAGCACCGTTAAACTATGCTCGCATGCATCACAATGCTGTAATATTACCCGATCGCACAATATTTGTGTGTAATGGTAGTGCTTGGGGCGAAAATGAGAGTACGGCAACGCGAACCCCAGAAATTTATAATCCAGCGACAAACACTTGGAAACTAGGAACACCATCTAACATCAACCGTTTGTATCATGCGATAGCATTGCTGCTTCCAGATGGTAGGGTCGTTGCGGCGGGAGGAAATCGCGATCGCACTATTGAGGAACGCCGCCTAGAGATATATAGTCCAGCATATATGCAAATGTCGCGGCCAGTGATTCAAAGTGCGCCCCAAACAGTTGCTTATGGCGGAACAATCACAATTAATACACCCCAAGCGGCAAATATCAAGTGGGTCAATTTAATTAAACCAATGGCAACGACTCACGGTCTAGAAACTGACCAGAGATTAGTGGACGCACCAATTGCCTCTCGCACAAGTACTTCTCTTAATGCCACAGTAACGACTAACCGAAATATCGCTACACCTGGTTGGTACATGCTCTCAATTACTGACAACAATAACGTGCCGTCAGTAGCCACCTGGATTCAATTAACCTAGCGCTCAGAGATATTAAGTATTAGATATGAAAATGAAGCTTACACGCCGTCAGTTCGGCTATATGGCGATCGCAGGTACTGCAACAACTGCTCTTGGAGTTCTCGCTAACCGAACTTCTGCCCAAACATCGTTAATCATTTACGGTGCCCGTCCTGAACGTAGATTCGGAAGAATTGTTGTACAGTCGTTAAATGTCGCCACGGGTGAAATTCAGGATATAGCCACGACTAGTTTTGAAGCAGGCGAACAGTTGAGTGGTTTCACCAACTTATCTGATGGCACCTTTGTACTTGCTATTTCTCCTGTTTCAGGTGGGAGGAGAGAACGCAATGCAACTCGTCTTGCATTTGTGGGTGGCGCTTCAGCAAGACCACCTGTGACGGTTACTGGTTTAAATAGACAGCAGAAGATTGATAGTTTGTTAGCAGCTAATGATGGTTCACTTTTGGCTCTAGCTTCGAGAAGGAACAGTAGACCACCTGTAGCACTTGTATCGATTAGTCCTGATACTGGTCAAGTGATTTCAACTAATCGCATCAATTTACCCCAAACTGACCGATTTAGTACATTAGCGCAATGTCCAAACGGGACAATTTATTCTATTGTCACTAGTCGTACAGGTGAAACCAGTTTAGTACAGCTAAGCTTGGCACAAGGAAGACCGATTGTGGGGTCACAACTAAAATTTGACTCTACAGCTTGGAATAGCGGTTTATTTGATCTGGCTTGTTCCCCAGCAGAGCAACTTGTGGCACTAGGAGCACCGCGATACGATCCGCTCAATAAGTTGTATAGCTTGAATCCTAGCAATGGAGAAATGAATCTCATCCGAGCATGGCAAGTGACTAAGATTACGATTCCTCGCGGCGTGTAAGGAGTTGAGACTATGAGTTAATACTTTGTTCAACTTCCGAGTTTAATTTTTGCCCTAGTTTAGGTTCCGTACCAGCAAGTAACCGCTGTATATTACTGCGATGGCGCATAATCACATAAAAACCAGCAGCGATCGCAAATAGCAGATAAGGTAACGGTTGACCTAAAACAAGCATCAAGAGAGAAACAGCGATCGCTCCTGCAATTGAGCTGAGTGAAACAATCCGTGACACTGCTAAAGCTAACCCGAACACAGCAGCAGTAGACAAAGCAACTTGCCACGACATCGCCAGTAAGACACCTAAACTCGTAGCAACTGATTTACCACCAGTAAAGCCCAACCAAATTGATTTACTATGTCCTAGAATGGCAGCAATTCCAGCGAGTGCCACCATCCAAGGTAGCCAGGTTGCTAGATCTACGTTAGCAGGAATCAGGTTTTGACTTGCAGCGATGAAGCTCCAGCGAACGAGTGCGATCGCTAAAACTCCTTTTAAAGTATCAATGACCAATACAATAAATCCTGGTCCTTTTCCTAGTGTCCGGAGCACATTTGTTGCACCAGTAGAACCCGAACCATGTTCGCGAATATCAATGCCTTTGAGTAGCTTTGCAGCAGTGTAGCCTGTTGGAATTGAACCGAGCAGGTAAGCTACTAGTAAAATTGCTGCACACAAACTTAACCAAACTGCCATATAGGATAGTGATTCAAAGGGGATAGGAGCAAGTGACTAGTGGCTAGAAGAGGGGTGAGGAGCGCGAGGGGGAGCCACTGCGCCCTTGGGGGTGTCCCCCGTTGTAGCAAGTGGCGTCGAGGAGTGAGTGAATAGAGTGGTGCTTTGGCTATGATTAGTTTTGAGTTTTGAAGTTTGTTAGCGTACCGGTGCCTTAGCACATTTTGAATTGAAGAATTTTTTCAACTCTCTCAAACTTATAACTCATAACTCAGCATTCATAACTTTCTTCAAGGTTTATTCCATTTTGTCTAATTAGGTTACTTTTTTAGCTGAAATCCCTATAGTTGAATAGTATATTGCCCAAGTGTGCGGATCTTCGGCAAATTGACAATATTGTTCGATGTCTTGATGTGATGCTTCACCTGTTGCAATATATTTTTGAGCAAGTTGCTCAGTAGACATTCTCATGACTTTGGCGACTCCCGATCCACCTTGAGATAAAGGAGCATCATTCTCTACAGATAGTTGTTGTAAGCCAAGCTGTTGACATATTGCTGGTAACTTAACCCCAAGAGCATAATCCATGCCGCGGTCAGTAAACATTTGCCAAATAGCACGGTTGACACAGTTAACTGACTGACAAGCTGTTTCTTTGCCAGCGATCGCTCTTGCAGCAGAAAAATCTGGTTCTTCTATGACAAGCCATCCACCAGGTTTGAGCAAATCAATCATTCTTGACAGCGCAACTTGAAAGTCTGGAAGATGAATCAGAACGTAACGAGCATGAACAAGATCAAAAGAAGCATTCACTTCAAAATGTCGGATATCTGCTTCTATGACTTCCACATTTGATAGCTTGATGTTGGCTAAAAAACGTGTATCTACGTCAATAGCTGTCACTTTACCATGTTGTCCAACAACTGCTGCCATCCAGTGTGTGATTGAGCCTGCGCCTGCTCCAACTTCAAGACATTGCCAATTTGGGGCGATTTCAGTTGCTTGAAGTTGTCTATGGCTGAGTGGATCGAAAACTTGTTCAATTGTCCGCAGCCGTTCTAGTTCTGGCAAATGCTGAGTATCAGTAAACACATAATTAGATGCCATTCACTTTTCCTCCTCAGCAGTTATTTAGAAATCGTATTCTCGCTCTCGCGCCATCCTTTGAGGATCAGGGGCAAAGGCTAACCAGAGAGGAAATTGTAAAAGCCCTAAGCTAACTTTATCCTCGGAATCATCAATAATAATCAGTGGCATGAAGTTGCCTTTGACAAGTCGTTCGGCTTTTAGCGCGACGGCTTCCGGAGTTTCAAATAAACCAACGCCACGATCTGGACCAAAATCAGGACGCCCAATTCCTAAGCAATCTTGTAAGCCGCGCCGCCAGTCACCGAGGCGTTCTGGAGTATTGGCTAAAATGAGTGTGCGCAGGCGATCCTCATGTAGTGTATATAAAACAGAAATTACAGCAGACGCAATCAGAATATTCTGTAAGCGACTTCCCATTGTGCGTAAAGCACCACGCCCACCTTGAGTAAAAAACCAATTAGCGGCTCGTTCTGCATGGACAGGTTCAAATGTCCGGCGGAGTTGCCACGGTGGACCATAATAATCTGGTTCAGCACGATACTCATCAAGCAAACGGCGAATTTGCTTAGCAGTTGATTGAAAGCGCGGTTCGGCAAATTGTGGTGTTGAGGGGGCTTCTTCAACAGGTTTTGATGGTTCGACTTGCCGTGGTTCCGGTTCTTCTTTAACTTTCGGTGCTATTTGAAGTTGTTCTGCTGCTGCTGCCAAATCTTGCAAGCTACCTGTGAGATAGTCTTTAAATCCTTGAACTCGAATTGCCAAATCTTGAGAAACTCCGGCAAATGTAGTGCGCATTTCCGCACGAATTCGTTCTTGACGACGTTCGAGTTGTTCTACGGCAATTTGTAATGACTGCTTGCGTTGTTCAAGTTGTGATAAAGATTCTTGCACGACCTGATCGAGGGCACTTTGAGTTTGATTAACTTGCTCAGACAGCTTTTTGCGTTGTGATTGGAGTGCTGAGATTTCTTGCTTTAGTTCAGCTGCTTGACTTTTTAGCTCGCTTAATTGTTGTTGAGCTTCGACAACGCGATCGCGCTCTTTGGCATACTCTACCTCAGACAGTTGCTCTAGTTCAACTAAAAAATCGACTCCAGGTTCTGAGACAAGTTCTTGATTTGTTTCTTCAGATGCTGGTACAAATTCTTGGTCAGATTGTTCCTCTGCTTCTACTGAAGATTTGTTAGTTATCTCTTGGTTTTGTTGGTCTTGATTCATAAATAATGAATTTGAAATTCAGCAAGTTAAGACATATCATCTTACTATTTTCTTTGCTAGCTTCTCGGTTCTGCTTTCGGAATGCGCTGTTCTAGACAACTTCTGAGCATTTTAGGATCAAAGATAATTGGTAAAAAATGAATGCTTTTTACTTCTTTGAAGTAGAATAAAATAGGGATATTAGACCAAAAAATCTCCCAGTTTTGCCATTCTTGATAAGGAAAGCGACGAATTAAGTTTTCTCCTCGGTAAATATCAAGCGCAGTATCTGTAAATTGCAAGCGCAGCGTTCCTGCTTGGAACATGAGAAACATACCAAATAGAGCAATGACACCTCCTATCCAAGGAGAAATTAAGATAAGCCCAATAGCTGCAACAATAATAACGACAGGGAGCGTGTAATTAGGTGCAAGCTCAGTAGTTGCTGTTGACGAAGAAGGAGTCACAGTTTTGCATCCTCTGTTACAAGTATGACCTTTAACTTACTTCCTATCTTAAAACCTCTTGTTATCAGATTCCGCGTAGTACTGCACTGCCTGTTCCTTGAAACATTAAAGCTGTTAAGAGAAAGTTACTGATAAAGATAGCGAGTAATGCTGTGACGACTGCTGCTGTCGTTGACTGTCCAACACCTTTTGCTCCTCCTGTTGTTGTTAAACCCCAGCTACAACCAATGATGGCAATCAGTATGCCAAAACAAGCTGCTTTAATGGCAGCGCTACAAATATCCCAGACACTAAGAAAATTACGAGCTGAATCTAGAAAAGTAGATTGGGAAAGGTTGTAGATATTAGTTACAATGAGCAGTCCTCCCAACATACCTGTCACCAAAGATAGTAGTGTTAACGCTGGTAACATGAGACAGCAGGCAATCACGCGGGGAATGACAAGGTAATCAATTGGATCTGTTTTGAGCATATACAAGGCATCAATTTGCTCTGTAACCCGCATCGTGCCGATTTCTGCTGCAAATGCTGAGCCAACACGCCCTGCCAAAACTACTGCTGTTAGTACAGGGGCAAGTTCGCGAGTCAAAGCGAGTGCCAGTACTCCTCCTACAGCATTTCCTGCACCAAACTGAATAAATTCGCGTGCGACTTGAATTGTAAAAACAGCACCCACAAAGGCTGCTGTAATCAACGCAATTAGAAGCGATTCGGGACCGACAGCAGCCATTTGATCGAGTGTGTTGCGGCGGTGAACTTTGCCTCGCAGTAAGTGAACAACAACTTGTCCACCAAGCAACAGTGCTGCCAGCAGCCGCTGACTCCACATTCCTAAACTTGAACTTCGCGTGTCACTCAATGCGTTGATGTTGATCTAATATAGTTTTAGGGGAAGAATTACCCACTGCATTACTCATTACAATAGCAGCTTATAGCTCAGTCCATTTCTAAATGGCAATGTGGCAATTTGTCAAGCTTAATTTACTGTAAAAATCTTTTCAGAATTGTCAAGAACTTTGTAGGTAGTCCAATCTTGAGTGGAAAGCCTATGAAATATAGCTATACAGTGTGTTGCATTAGGCAATTTGAACAAGTCAAGATCATTGTGATGTGTCACAACACTTAGAACAAGTAGACAAATCTTTTAATAAAAACTTAAGATTGTTGAAATTTGTCCTCGTTTGGTGCGATCGCTCGTATTGTAGAAAGTAACAAATGTCCTTTGGATATCAAAACTGGAAATTGCCTGCATGAGCATGAGCATGAGCATTTTATCCAACTTTCTCCGTTCGCTGCTGCTATCAATCATTTTGAGCTTTGTCGCACCGATGTTGTTAGTCGGCGTGTTAGTCGCAAGCACCTC
Proteins encoded in this window:
- a CDS encoding galactose oxidase-like domain-containing protein; protein product: MPITKISGDNQSGTVGTTLSAPLVVRVNNNNGSIARNVLVQFSIVSGSGSVSPASVRTNSSGQASTTLTLGTTPGTVTVRARTQSLGSVTFTATANATAATDSWQLLSYNCPINPIHGILLRTGKVFFVAGSGNDPTKMGETKGSAVWNVSTGTFFQPLTPVDDSGLPLDLFCGGHSFLPDGRLMFAGGTLQYDPFYGSPLALAFDPITEQWIELTSMNSGRWYPTVVTLGDGRVLAVSGYDENGLIDAYPEIYSSGTNSWTFFTQQTSLFDLYAHLFLLADGRVFYSGGYFTYHNGVYPRILTLPTDFTQPITEQPVNGLQDVDYGGQAASVMLPPAQDQKVMIIGGANEFYGQATKRVSIVDLKTANPSYTSAAPLNYARMHHNAVILPDRTIFVCNGSAWGENESTATRTPEIYNPATNTWKLGTPSNINRLYHAIALLLPDGRVVAAGGNRDRTIEERRLEIYSPAYMQMSRPVIQSAPQTVAYGGTITINTPQAANIKWVNLIKPMATTHGLETDQRLVDAPIASRTSTSLNATVTTNRNIATPGWYMLSITDNNNVPSVATWIQLT
- the plsY gene encoding glycerol-3-phosphate 1-O-acyltransferase PlsY yields the protein MAVWLSLCAAILLVAYLLGSIPTGYTAAKLLKGIDIREHGSGSTGATNVLRTLGKGPGFIVLVIDTLKGVLAIALVRWSFIAASQNLIPANVDLATWLPWMVALAGIAAILGHSKSIWLGFTGGKSVATSLGVLLAMSWQVALSTAAVFGLALAVSRIVSLSSIAGAIAVSLLMLVLGQPLPYLLFAIAAGFYVIMRHRSNIQRLLAGTEPKLGQKLNSEVEQSINS
- a CDS encoding class I SAM-dependent methyltransferase, which produces MASNYVFTDTQHLPELERLRTIEQVFDPLSHRQLQATEIAPNWQCLEVGAGAGSITHWMAAVVGQHGKVTAIDVDTRFLANIKLSNVEVIEADIRHFEVNASFDLVHARYVLIHLPDFQVALSRMIDLLKPGGWLVIEEPDFSAARAIAGKETACQSVNCVNRAIWQMFTDRGMDYALGVKLPAICQQLGLQQLSVENDAPLSQGGSGVAKVMRMSTEQLAQKYIATGEASHQDIEQYCQFAEDPHTWAIYYSTIGISAKKVT
- a CDS encoding DUF3086 domain-containing protein gives rise to the protein MNQDQQNQEITNKSSVEAEEQSDQEFVPASEETNQELVSEPGVDFLVELEQLSEVEYAKERDRVVEAQQQLSELKSQAAELKQEISALQSQRKKLSEQVNQTQSALDQVVQESLSQLEQRKQSLQIAVEQLERRQERIRAEMRTTFAGVSQDLAIRVQGFKDYLTGSLQDLAAAAEQLQIAPKVKEEPEPRQVEPSKPVEEAPSTPQFAEPRFQSTAKQIRRLLDEYRAEPDYYGPPWQLRRTFEPVHAERAANWFFTQGGRGALRTMGSRLQNILIASAVISVLYTLHEDRLRTLILANTPERLGDWRRGLQDCLGIGRPDFGPDRGVGLFETPEAVALKAERLVKGNFMPLIIIDDSEDKVSLGLLQFPLWLAFAPDPQRMAREREYDF
- a CDS encoding DUF3119 family protein — its product is MTPSSSTATTELAPNYTLPVVIIVAAIGLILISPWIGGVIALFGMFLMFQAGTLRLQFTDTALDIYRGENLIRRFPYQEWQNWEIFWSNIPILFYFKEVKSIHFLPIIFDPKMLRSCLEQRIPKAEPRS
- a CDS encoding MlaE family lipid ABC transporter permease subunit, which translates into the protein MSDTRSSSLGMWSQRLLAALLLGGQVVVHLLRGKVHRRNTLDQMAAVGPESLLIALITAAFVGAVFTIQVAREFIQFGAGNAVGGVLALALTRELAPVLTAVVLAGRVGSAFAAEIGTMRVTEQIDALYMLKTDPIDYLVIPRVIACCLMLPALTLLSLVTGMLGGLLIVTNIYNLSQSTFLDSARNFLSVWDICSAAIKAACFGILIAIIGCSWGLTTTGGAKGVGQSTTAAVVTALLAIFISNFLLTALMFQGTGSAVLRGI